GGCATAGTGTTGAAACACTAAATCTTGCAGACAGGCATTCTGACACTCTAAATTGCTGCTTATACATGGTAAACCAGCCATTCCTCCAGCAAACTAATATCCGAGCAGTCGCATATCCAAAGAGAACGGAAGGTGGCTTAACTGAGCAACATATTGTATTGGCTAGGCATAAATGCATAATGTCTTTACCTCTGTGGAAAGCTCTTGGACAGGTGTCACAAAGGAGAAGCTCACCACCATCTGAACATATGCTGCATAAGTCATCACTTTGTCTGTCTGACGTTTTTCGACCTCTTGAAAGTGAAACTGACAGTTCGTGTAGAGAGACACCATTCGACATGTATATGTTGTGGTAACTGCAATAATATTAGCAAAAGGAATGAGAGTTTGAACAGTGCTCCAACTGAACACATTACAAGAATACAAACTCACGGTTTGCGTCGAGCAGCTCGGCCAGCATGACCTTCAAACTGTGAAGGACTGACCTGTCCATTCAGCATAACAAAGTTTCTGGTCAAGTACAGGGCTAAACATAGAACGAAAACGTCCAGGCTAACTTCTTGAATGAATTGCTTTATGTATCTAATAGAAGAGACTGTAATTTACCACTGTATTGCAGCAATGACAGTGGATTCCGGGTTCCTTTATGTAGCCATCCAGCAACCTCTAGAAAGTTGACAGTAACATGTTAATAAACAATAATATTGTGCAGGCTGCAACAAGAAGTTTTGTAGACAGAAAACAAGAGATAAACCTTTCCCCCAACATAGTAGCCCACATCGGTGCCCTCTGGTAAAATGCCACTCAAGAAAACCAACTTATGCAATCCATGGTCCCTGCAGCAAGAACGGAGAGCAACAAATTGTGATAAAACTCAGGGAGAAAAAAGCTTAAGTTATAATCAACAAAACCTACTTTCTTGTAAGCCTTCCTGCGCTTGTACTCTTCGCTCCTGGGGAGAAATTTTTAGGCACCCTAGCTGATGAAGTCGGACTCCTTGCAATTTTTGGTGACCTAAACAACAAAAGGAAGACAAGGAACCACAATTCAAAGAGATTAATATCAACAGTATAAACAATGCTctataagaagaagaaaaactggaACAACCGCGTAGCCAAATATGATATTACAAACATTACCTTGTACTATTCCGAGCTCCCTTGGATTCAAGACATGGATCACATAACAAACCAAATTTCCCAGTGCGAAGAGTTCTGAATGAATCTGAAAGGTAAAAAATTGATCAAAACTGCTGTAGAAATAACATTGGTCAAAATTAGAGCACCAAATGAAACAAAACTTGGTGTGGATTAGAGGAAAAACAACTCACTTTTGCAAACTTGGCATCTCAATGTCCTCTTCTGAGGCATTGGGCCTATTGCACTCTGTATTACAGATTCTAATGTATCTAAGGTAGCACCTGCGCACGCCCTCATTATACCATGCAGATTATTTCCGCTTTCCAGGAAAATATAATCAGATGGGCGTTTTTTACAACTCCCAGCATGCACCTCAAAATAGAAAGGTGAAACAACCTGCAACACATGGTGGGTTGGTTGGATTTGGAATGGAAAATTATATTGTTGCagaagagagggggggggggggggggggggctcacATTCTGGCCTTTACATGAAGTGCAAGAACACAATATGCCAGTGTCTTTAATCACTCCACGAAGTACTGCTCGCTGAAACAAAAGCAGGATCAAAATGAAAGTAATTTCACCGAGAATTAGATTTAACTTTGGAGGTACCCACTACAACATTCTATTTCTTCTCATCAGTAAAATGTACGAGTTGCCTGAATTACTCCATATCGAATTCAAAGGAACCAGTATCTTAAGTCGAGCATACGAATTAAGAGGAACAAGGCAGGCATTATTACCTTCCCTTTCTTCATGATGTACTTGACAGGCTGACCCTCGAGCGTACCGGTTGCAAACAGTTCCTTTAGGTTCTTGGGGATTTTAGTCAATTTGATCTTGTTGCGCTTGGGCAGCTTAAGCTCTgtgttcttgttgctgctgcttgggGAATGTGAAGGGGAGCTGCTAGCAGTGGTGGTGCCTGATAGGTCGGCATCCAGCTGGTCGTCGTCAGACGAAGCAACCGGCGCCTTGTCCTTGAGCAACAGTGACCTAGTGAAGCGGCGGGGCGTCGTAACTGCTACTCCTGAGGgctcctccgcctctgcctccgGTTTGGGATTGGGATTGAGTTTGAGTTTGGGTTTGGAGTGGTTGGTGGTGGCAGGGGAGGAGGGCTTGATCATGGAGCGCGTGATCCGCCTGGGCGGCGTCTCTGGCGGGATGAAGAAGGCGTGGtgatcctcctcctgctgctgctgctgctgctgctgctgttggggCGGCTGCTCATTTCTGTCGGGGTCAGCAAGCAAAGCGAGCACTGGAGGAGCCTCCTcatcggcggcagcggcggggggATCCGGCGGGAGCACGGGCGGATCCGGCGGGAGTAGGCTTGGATCCGGtgggagagcggcggcgggagccgGGCGGCGTGAGCGCTTGGAGGGCTTGCTGGGGTTGGAAACAGGggcgggagaggaagaggaagaggaggagcgcgtGCGGCCGAGGGAGGGGGCGAGCGCGGCTTGGGAGGCGATGGCGAAGGCGAACTCGCGCTTCAGCCCCACGCGGACGCCGGAGCGCAGCACGAAATCGTCCATGGCCGGAGGGAGCTTGCCTAGCCTAGCTACCAAGGGGGAGGGCTAGGGCAACCAAATCCCccaaggaagacgaaggaAGCCGATAGACATGGGATGGTGAATTTTGAATTCTGCTTTGGAAAATTTGATCGGAGGATGTGGCTTTTGCTTTTCTGATGGATCGGAATTGGAAGTGCCAGCTAAAACAGTAACTGCTCTACGCTCTTCTTTTTGTCCATTTCACAGTTaataatttcctttttttcttattgTGAATTGCCATTTTCTCTCTCAAGTATGGACACCCACTAACTGCCCCTTCCGCTTCTTTTCCGCCACGTCACTTCATtcgatgtatatatatatggcagCCACACGGTAACTCTTCACTCCTtacggtttttttttcttagctCGAGCGTCCATTTCACAACTAGccgtttttcctttcttttcgaCAATTATCATCGTTTTCAAATCTCAAACTTCTCCACCTCCGAAAGTAAGTGACGTACAAGTCCATGCACCGTTTAGTAAGGTATCCACCAAATATAACCTTCCTCATCGCCTCTCCTTTGTCACCATCTCTAGTTATTGGTCTTGTTGTATGTGTATGTCAATCCAACAGTAACTCCTCGCTCTTCgctttttctttcattttgtGTCCCAAACGTCCATTTCACAAATGTCACTTTTTTGCACTCCTCTCTCTTcacttttctttccttttgtgtCCCAAGCGTACAATTCACAAACGTCACTTTTTTTCAACTTGAACCTTCTCCAGCTCCTATGGCATCCTGCTGTGTTGTCAACTCTATTTATAcatagtttcaaaaaaaaactctattTATACATTTCGAGAGTCAACAAAGAGCTGGTACTAGTCTTGCTCCTCGTGGAAAAAGGCTGTGTTTGATTTGAACCCAATCTAACCCCACCAAAAGTTGGCTAGAAAATATTTAAACTTTTCGTTGCATATGTTTTGACCGATGTTGGCgagaaaaaatgaattagCATTGGCCAGGGAGCATGTGCATACAAAAATACTGGCTACCATTCAAGCAAGAGCCAAAATTTCGGTCACAGTCAAAACATTGGCATGGTTTGATTTCGGTTGCCAAGTAAACACACCCTAAAACTCACAAATAACGAAATCTCAAGAGTTGGTGTAGAAACTTAAAAGATACACGTGGGCAGCGAGGTAGGGGAACACTAAACCAAAAATTATCACATGGCATCACAGCACATGGCATCAGACATATCCAGTCTCTTAGTATCATGAAGAGGAACACAAGCCAAAGTGCAACATTCAACAACTAGTCACGAGAACAGGTGACCTTCAAACTCCTGCTCAACTCCCCAGTGATACCACTTAATTTGCTGTTACTCCCATTTCAGTTATGCTTCCCATTTCTGTCCCTTCTTCCGCCTGGCGACCTCGATCGATCCCTTGACCGTCTGCGAGAACGGGGAGGTGAAGGGCTCCGTGCTCGCCCTTGAGAACGCCCGCCTGCACATACAATCAATTAGATATCATCTGAATTCATTGCTACACATTACAGACCTAGTCCCCCAACCCATCTATGTATCCCATTCTTGTCCAGCAGACCAAACTGTGTTACAGTGAAACAAGAGTACCAATCCCGTGAGTGAATCTAAAATGCACtggaaatgaaaaaaaaaacggctAATCGTGTTGGCTTAAGTTCATTGTACAGTAATCTGATGCTACAGGACATATCAAACAATCTAGAAGAGAAGCAATATCAGCAACAGGAGGCAAAGCATCTATTCAAGTAATCCCAGTGCAGAAGATAAAATATATCTCTGTGCATACCTCTTGGGCCACAGTATTCTCCAGGAGTAGGGGTCCTCTTGCGAGTTCTTTTTGCCTGAAATTAAAAATGTCAGCAGCAGACAGGAATACAACCACGCTATAAACCAAAATTACTTTGCATAGATAGATTAAGTCAATTTAGTCCTAAAGGGAAGCAAAATGAGGTCCTTTAACACCAGCCACACGTACCGCAGTAGCTCAACACatattgaaaatttgaaacaaggtCTACGGTGGTGACACGTAGACCTGCAACGTCCAGAGACATGTGACTTTTTTTACCCCAAGACCATAGCAGTGACTTCAGGTCTAAGGTCAGTGCAGAAAGTGCAGTGGACGATGGTGATGGAGAGGCAACAGATGGTGAAGTTGCAGGAACCAACCGGTACTTGATTCAGTAATTTTATAGACAACAATGTTGAGGCAGCCAACAATGTGGAAGCTGCATGGTCAGGGAAATCAGcagaagaaaagcaaagaaacACATAAACAAGATGAACTATCCATTTCCTGGATTGGAAATGTGTAAGAGCATAACTCGAACAAACCCTTACTAGTGTATGCTACACCAGTGCACCAACGCAATGGGCCGTGCAGAATCCATGGCCGCCCCAATATATAAATTTGCTTTGTAAGATAAACCAGCGTTTCTGAAATTCAGTGAGACTTGACCGAGTTCATAACAGAATTGCTCAAGGTTTTGATATGTATAAAAGATGTTACAAAGTACAAACCAAATTATATTTTGTTGGAGACTAGACATAAGGGCACAGACGCGCAGTTTCTAGCCTCACTCCGGTAGCAAACTATGGATTCATAACTTGTAACCAGTAACTCTTCCTGGATGTGTGGTTAATTCTCAGATAAAGTTGGCCAAAAACATCTGAGTAGGACAGCTAAATTCTTGTGTCAAGATCACGCAAAGAGTTGATACATACACTGCTCTACTACCTGGTAATAAGAACTAACATGAACACTCGAATGGATATGACatatgagaaaagaaaaagatgattATGTAACACGGGGTAGCATTAAGGTTggtacaaagaaaaaaaggtatgTTACCTTTGCCACACTGATGAGGCGGCCTTCAAGTACAGTACGGTGCAGGTATTTGATGCAACGCCTTGCATCCTCGATATTGTCCATTGTCACAAATGCAAAGCCACGGGATTCTTTTGTACGAGGATCCATAACGACATGGCAGTCTTTAAcctgcagttttgaaacacAGCACATTAGCTAGCCACAATAATGCAATAAGCAAGTGGTCACGGGTAAGGAGAAATATCAAATATAAGATCTGAAGGAACAATGTAGAGCACGGAGTAGCAGAGTACCTTTCCCTCTTTACTGaagaatttctccaagtcatCACCGGATGTCCGTGTGGACAGTCCAGTGACATACAGGTTGTTCCCAGGATTCCTTACTTCATCTGCACTCCTGCTACACATaaggaaaataaatatgaatatcTTTTATGATACTGCACAATATATTTTCTGAATGGCTAATTGGCCGCCTAAATAACATGGTCCCTGGTACATATACCACATAGACTTGCCTTGAGCGGCTTCTATTCCGAGACCTGGATCTTGACCTTGATCTTCCACGCCTCTTTGGAGGAGGAGACCTTGAGACGCTGCGTCTTCTAGGCAGAGGAGACCTTGAGACGCTGCGCCTTTTGCAAGGAGATGACCTTGCGATGATGTGCGTGCCTTTgggaagtggaggaggaggaggaagaggaggtgaCCTTGAGGCGGCACGTCTCTTTGGAGGGGGCGACTTTGAAGAGCTGTCTCTGTCTGCTGGGGGTGTGATCGAGCGTGCGGTGTACCTGAAAATGAAGGTAAGGTTCTCGCTCTTTTCACACAAGATAGCAAAGGCTGTGTTGTTAATAGTCGGGAGAACTGACCTTACTTCATTGGACTGCGGCATCAAGCTGCAGAAATCAGACAAGAAGAGAGTAAACACATGGCATACTGCACTATAACAACAGGGAGGGGCAGTGCCAGATAGTAGAAAGCATGAATTCTCCTCAGAGAGAGTATGCATGTTTAGGCTTTTATGGGCAGGGGATCCAGCAAGGTTAGGGTTCCATGTATCGATCCTACTAGTACAGAAGACTTGTAGGTTCGATGGATAGCCTGAAGTGGTGGAATTTGCGAAGCAGTGAAGAAACATGGTTGCTTAGATTGGATTCCTACTGCCCTACTctagtacggagtatttaGTGACAGACAGCAGAGTAAAATTAAATACCTCCAAGATTTAAGGGTGGAGGATAAGATACTAAGATCCATAAGATGGAACGGACATTCAGTATTTCAGTGGATGAATTGACttaagaagaacaaaaaaaacccTAGGTAAAAAGAGGAACATGGAGCAAAAGGCGATCTCTATTGCATGATAAAGCAAGAAAGCAGAGAatgaagaggagaagaaatccataccagcaccagcaccaccaccacaaccTGGGGGGCTAGGGTTGAAGCTGAAGAAGACGGGCCAAGTTCAAGTCCAAGAAAAgccaagaaagaagaagatggatgtgcagagcagagcagagaagGGGGAAGGGATTCGGGATGGACGGCGACTGCTTTCTGCCTCTACGGGACTACGGGAGGGAGGACTCCACTTGACTCCAAATCGTTTTGCCTTACTTTGCTTACTTGGGTCTTGGGTTGGGCCTTTGGGTTCTGCTAGTTGTGTCTTAGGCTGGGCCTGGCAATTTTCTACTACTACGTAGGAACAGCATGGATCATGGATCTAGGCGTTTTGTTTCAGGATATCGATCCTTTGTATTTTGTTTATTGAACCAATAAATACAGATGTTCTTAAAACCTACTGTGCTTGCTGGCCTACTGATTAATTTCTGACATGAATAAGTCTTTCCCCCTCCTCTCTCAAAACAAGAATGATCCTTACCctcagagaaaaaaaaaatcatggacAAATAAGCAGGACACATAAACACATCGTATGCAATCGATTTGAGCAGCATTGAAAAGAATTTCCAATCATATTTACTAGAGTTGTTCTCTTGAAACAAAAGATCTCTTGTTAACCAAACTTTAACTGCTGCTGCGGCTACACAAGGAGGGAATTCGATCCATCTAACTTGTACATTACTAAttgtatgtatgtatttcTACTTACTCCATCAGTCAGTCAGTTACATACACCCACATACAACACACAGGAGCAGGATATATAAGGAAGAGGGTGGGTGATGGGTGGATGGATCAAGAAAGGAAGAATTGAAAGGACTCAGTGCTTTTGGAAGATGACCATGCAGAAGAAGGCTATACATCGGAACACTATCCCATTCGCCACAAGAATTATTATACACAGAAGCTTGTCATCAATGTCGTATCCAGTCTTCGACAGCGAACCACATCGAGTGATCAGCCACACACCGGAATACCTACATTGCAATTTACCATACATATGTATCATATGCTTTGTGAAAATATTTATAACTGTATATCTACTTTACAAATCGATCAGACATGTTTTACCTCTGCGCATTTGCGATCACAAATGCTTCCAGAGCCCATTTTGTGTAGCATAAACTGGCAAATATGGTGCCTTTCTGCTCGCTTGATACCAAAGTTAGAACAACCGGAAGCAGCGCTGACCACTGACATTAAAACCATGTCTTAATTTTCTTCACCCTAAACTTAAAAACCTAGCTAGCCGTGTACTAGTATGAGTTAATACTATATGAAACATACCAGTTGTGCAGAACCAGGCTGGAAGAAGATGGCAAAAGTGTAGCCGATTCCCGTCACGCAGTAGACAAGCGCAACAAGGACAATGTAGTTTTCCCAGATTGATGACCTTGGGTTGTTAAAGAAGTAGAACATGGATAGGTAAACGATTGGCTTTATAATCGTATTGATGTGATCTATTGTGTCTTTGGACAAGAAATATGCCAGTGAGCTCATGCCAgatgctctctctctccagtAGTGTATCTTCTCCAGGGAAAATGATCGAAGAGCTCCAATCTTGCACAGCAGAGCTGCAGCCAAACACTAGctagtttattttgtttgcttcaCATGCAAAATGAATTCTACGTACTATGTTAACTGTTAAATTCATCCAGAAACAACCTTGACGTCGATCGTCGATTTTGAGTTCTCAGCATCAGTGCAATTTAATTTTGAGTTGTAGCTACAGCAAAAGTTGAGTTCCTATATAGGGCGTTTCCCAGAACTAGCTAAAAGACAAACTTACAGACAGCAATGACAGTGTATGTGTAGCCAAGTGCTCCAAATGTCTCGTCGCTCACTTTAGCTAGTGTGCCTAGACAGATACCAGCAAGACCCAGAATCATATAGTCGACTCCTTGTATTCTAGCTTCACGAAGCCTCTGCTTGCCACATCTGGGGCAGGGGagtaaacaaacaaaatgaatATGATGCAGCTCATAAGTATCAAATACGtacctcaaaaaagaaatacgAAATCTGTATGTACTTCCCAAAGGAAACAATTATATACCTTCCCAAGTAGTACTTATACTGCCTAAGGATGCCAGGAGTGTGTCGGTTAGATAAATCTTCAGAAGATTTATTGTAATCAAACTCATCCTTCTTCTGTCCAACTATGTCCCTGACATTACCCCACACTCCGGGGTCAGCTTCAGGGCTGTGACTCCCTTCTGATCCCCTAAATGATGATTCTGCGTCAGAAGAACTCTGCAACATATCTTGTGGAACTTCGTACCCATTATGCAGCATCCATCGCAGAGGGAGATCTTTTACATTAACTGCTTCATTTGTGTTTGGCTTAACAATTCCCTCCAAAATGTCTATGTAGTAGTCCGGCGGATTCACACGATCCGGGACGACAATCCCCAATCCTTGAAAGTACTCCTCCACTTTCTTCACAGGCCCATGGTAAACAGTCAAACCACCTTTCGCGAGAAGTATCAAATCATCAAACATCTTGTACAATGTatagctgcatgcatgtaacCTCAGTTGAGTCAATTAATAAACTTGAGTTGTACCCAGAAGCAACAAGGctgcatatatataattaAGCTGTTATGGAGGAAAAATTGGAAATTAACAGTAACCTGGGTTGATGAACCACCATAGAGATGTTGACGCCTTCAAGAGCTTCCCTGCGTAGAGCACGAAGTAAAAGCAGGGATGAAGCACTGTCCAAACCAGATGTTGGCTCATCTAAAATCAACACAGAGGGTTCCATGACCATCTCTAGGCCAACATTTACTCGTTTACGCTGGCCACCAGAGATGCCGCGCTGTTCAACAGTTCCAACCAAGGAATCACGAACTGCTTGCAGCCCCAAGGCCTCGATGACTCTTTCCACAACAAGAACTTTATCAGCTTGTGACATGTCAGCGGAAAGCCTGGAGAACATGCAACAAGACTAGCCTTTCAGCATGTCTACATTTATTTACGGGCCAACATGTAATAAATACACCACACtatgaaagaaaaatgtaatATAGTACGTACCTGCATCTTGCATTGAACCAAAGGTTCTCTTGAACAGTCAAGTTTCCATGGACAATATCATCTTGCGGGACAAAGCCAATGATTTTCTTGTATGCCCGGAGAGGTTCTATTTTCCCGTTTATGAGTATCATACCGGTTGTCTCACATCCAGTTGCCTTGCCTGCAATAGCACTCAAGAATGTGGTCTTTCCCGCACCTGACGGGCCCATCACAGCAGCTACCCGACCAGGCATAAGCTTCCCAGTTACAGACCTTAAGAGTTTTTTCTTACTCCCCTTCAAGGTTAGAGTAAGGTCTTTGAAAGCGATCTCAATTCTAGGTCTTGTCTTGATATCTTCATCAGTTGCCATGGATATCACTCCTGAAAGGGTAAGGTTACTACTACTACTCTGCTGCTCCATtgccttttccttttcaagTTGCCCATATGCATACTTGAAAATTTGGCTCTGAGTGTGCGCATGTCTCCCTTTCCTCCTTTTCTCTCCTGCTTCTACATTGTCTTTTTCGGGGTTCTCTTCAAGTGAGTGCATCGTGTCAGTAAGATTATCATTCTTCTTCCCTCCTGATTCTTTCGCATCAGGTTCTTCAGGTGGATGCAGGCCGCTACCTCCTTTAGGTGGTTCATGTGTCCTGAGAGTCTTCTTGCGTGAGAAAGTCCGGGAGAGCGATGACTGCAGGCCAATGGCATGCTTCTTTGCAACATCTTTAGCTGATTTCCACCTTTCACGAGCCTGTACAGTCTCTCTTGCGTGTCTTGCAGCAGCCTCCCTAGATTTCGCTTGCCTTTTCTCCCGGTTGGTCAGAAGTTGTCCAGAGAAGTTATATATGACCAATAACACTAAACTCAGGGCACCCTACAGAATTGTAAAGCCCAACCTGTTAGGTTAAAGATTGGGTATCAATACAGTAGACTCCGAACATCAAATACGGTATGTTACCACTAGCAATGCACCAAAAATCGTAATGTCCTGCGTTGCAGAGTTTGGTTTACAACTGCCCTTGGATAAGCATTCTGCAATTAAGGGGGATACGTTCAGAAGGTTGGCACATATGAAGCACAAAGCAAACTCTAACAACAGTATTTAATTCAGAGTGGACTAGTagaagaacaaaaggaaaacatgTAAATATAAAAAGTATTAAGGAGCTAACTTACTAGTCTGGGTAGTTGATCCTTTCCTGCAATAGAACCTGCACAAATGCAGCAGCTTGCATGTATTAGTAAAAAGTTTGACGACTCACACAAGGAAACTCACATTTACATATAACTAGTAAAAAGTTTGGGCATGAGAATCATTGTGAGGTTCAATATTAAGCATTTGATCGATAGATAGAATTACCCACTACTGCAATCGAGTTTGGTTATAGTGCTTGGACAGTAGTAACCAGGTGGACAGAAAACATCGTCAGTACTAAGGACATCTGACCATCTATCAGCACCACCACAAGTATGATTTGGTTTCCCAGGAGGTGGTTGGTAATTGTATCTGCAACGATCcagcaagcaagcatttaTTCATTAAGTTAGAACATAAGCCGGCCTTGCATTTCCATACACTGGGGAGATGACATGGGAGAATACGGGTAGCAATGCAACTTACGGATCACAGATTCCAGTGGTTTTGTTTAGAGTGGATTGTGGACAGTAAGCTCCCAAAGGGCAAGCTGCATGTGTAGTACAGACAGAGTAGGGCGACAATTAATTATTATATGTTTAGCGCTACGTACAAGAGTGTTAGTTCATGTACTATATATGAAGAACAAGTCTTcgaaaaataaagaaatttGCAAGTGTTACTGAGGGcttacgtacgtacgtatcaTGCAAGTGAGGCCATGAGGGCAAAAGAATCCGGGACAGCACCCTCGGCAATCAACCGTCCTGGGAGGGAAGTTGGTGGCATCTTGCAAATCCACCTCCTGGCCTGCATCAGCAGTGCAACCCCAACCAGGCTCACAGCCGTCGATCCATGACGTGAGGTTGCAGTTCCTGTTTGGCCTGACATAATTCTTCCTGCCAACACTGTCGAGGATGCTCTCGAAGTAGAACTTCAACTCGGCGGCCGTGCACACACGTTGAGGTAGGTCTCCTGCATGTTGGACGGATTGATTTGTGTAAGGATGCATGAGAAGCTAGCAGACCGGATGTGTACTGGACAACGAAATGCTTAATCATAGTGTGTATTCAGTCAGAAGCAGAGCAAGAAAATGCCATCCTCCTTATGGATGTTATGGTTGTCTCATATGGATCCTTCCTAATACTGCAAGACGTACCAAATAAAGCCCTGTATAGCCTATAGGTGTGTTGGAACACGCATCACTTGCACTTGCATTGACACAAAGTTGGAACTAGTGCAGTACACTGTTAATAACTTAATACTAGTAtttcctccatccaacaaaggatgtctcaactttgactaaatttgaatgcatttatacactaagtcatgtctggatacattcaaattttgacaaacttgagacatcttttgtttcgTTGATAACTTCAGTATAAACTTTTGCTTGCCAAGATTTTGTGAACCGGCTTGAACACCCAGACACTGCACACGAGATGCGTATAGCCCAAGACAACCATATATAATTGCTTCAATTTATTCAAAAAGTATACCCGCAAATAATTATTATTCAAAAAGTATAATAAgtgttgttgttttatttcgTTGATAACTGGAATGATCCATCATGATGAGTAAATGAGCATGACAAAAAAAGGGTAGGCGGGTAGCAGAGCATGATAAAGATTGTTACCATCCTTCATGCAATCGACGAGGAATGcgggattggaggagaagttGAAGGTCCTATTCCACTCCCTGTCCCCGAAATTCAAGTCAATCTAATGCTTATGCTTTAATGAAAATCGAAATCCGAATTTTGGAGGGAGGAGTGGATGAGTAATATACGTACGT
This is a stretch of genomic DNA from Brachypodium distachyon strain Bd21 chromosome 1, Brachypodium_distachyon_v3.0, whole genome shotgun sequence. It encodes these proteins:
- the LOC100835789 gene encoding ABC transporter G family member 28, with translation MEARAGAPALLLLLILSASSAASAANPIPRRSLAGDVVSFASSTVNPRLKSLTDAFAPQVRRELGYCIKDTEWNRTFNFSSNPAFLVDCMKDGDLPQRVCTAAELKFYFESILDSVGRKNYVRPNRNCNLTSWIDGCEPGWGCTADAGQEVDLQDATNFPPRTVDCRGCCPGFFCPHGLTCMIPCPLGAYCPQSTLNKTTGICDPYNYQPPPGKPNHTCGGADRWSDVLSTDDVFCPPGYYCPSTITKLDCSSGFYCRKGSTTQTKCLSKGSCKPNSATQDITIFGALLVGALSLVLLVIYNFSGQLLTNREKRQAKSREAAARHARETVQARERWKSAKDVAKKHAIGLQSSLSRTFSRKKTLRTHEPPKGGSGLHPPEEPDAKESGGKKNDNLTDTMHSLEENPEKDNVEAGEKRRKGRHAHTQSQIFKYAYGQLEKEKAMEQQSSSSNLTLSGVISMATDEDIKTRPRIEIAFKDLTLTLKGSKKKLLRSVTGKLMPGRVAAVMGPSGAGKTTFLSAIAGKATGCETTGMILINGKIEPLRAYKKIIGFVPQDDIVHGNLTVQENLWFNARCRLSADMSQADKVLVVERVIEALGLQAVRDSLVGTVEQRGISGGQRKRVNVGLEMVMEPSVLILDEPTSGLDSASSLLLLRALRREALEGVNISMVVHQPSYTLYKMFDDLILLAKGGLTVYHGPVKKVEEYFQGLGIVVPDRVNPPDYYIDILEGIVKPNTNEAVNVKDLPLRWMLHNGYEVPQDMLQSSSDAESSFRGSEGSHSPEADPGVWGNVRDIVGQKKDEFDYNKSSEDLSNRHTPGILRQYKYYLGRCGKQRLREARIQGVDYMILGLAGICLGTLAKVSDETFGALGYTYTVIAVSLLCKIGALRSFSLEKIHYWRERASGMSSLAYFLSKDTIDHINTIIKPIVYLSMFYFFNNPRSSIWENYIVLVALVYCVTGIGYTFAIFFQPGSAQLWSALLPVVLTLVSSEQKGTIFASLCYTKWALEAFVIANAQRYSGVWLITRCGSLSKTGYDIDDKLLCIIILVANGIVFRCIAFFCMVIFQKH